One Amorphoplanes digitatis genomic window carries:
- a CDS encoding cation:proton antiporter: MSLSSYQVATLIATIAIVVLVSHAVGGLFARFRQPVVVGEILAGLIFGPTLLGLVAPDIQHLLFPKTGPVAAVLAGLAQLGLLLLMFITGGELRLTGVARDRRTISLVTVTGLVLPFSIGVAVVSAIDHRDLAGPAGTQTTTILVFAIAVAVTSIPVISRIMLDLGLLGGSFARIVLGVAALEDIALYVVLAIVLSLASAPATEFGLWDLIGIHTTGWTVGYHTAVTVVFLTAFMVWGPQVFRYLLYGRPGVLARRNATAYRLVLLLITVLLCTMLGINPIFGALLTGVCARRAEPEQELDGSATATEQTNSWITIRRFSLAFFIPIYFFTVGLGLNLVQDFDVLFFAWFFALCCVVKAASVLLGAVLAGERLRWSIDLSIALNARGGPGIVLATTTLAAGVVNRSFYTSMVVLSVLTSLIAGIWLDRRATALRQADLERARDPKVPQAVTAGGEHAGTAT, translated from the coding sequence GTGAGCCTCTCCTCCTACCAGGTAGCCACACTGATAGCCACGATCGCGATAGTCGTGCTGGTCTCGCACGCGGTCGGTGGCCTCTTCGCCCGCTTCCGCCAGCCCGTCGTGGTCGGCGAGATCCTCGCGGGCCTGATCTTCGGACCCACCCTGCTCGGACTGGTGGCGCCCGACATCCAGCACCTGCTGTTTCCGAAGACCGGACCGGTCGCGGCGGTCCTCGCCGGGCTGGCCCAGCTCGGCCTGCTGCTGCTGATGTTCATCACCGGTGGCGAACTGCGGCTGACCGGCGTCGCCCGGGATCGCAGGACCATCAGCCTGGTCACCGTCACCGGCCTGGTGTTGCCGTTCTCGATCGGGGTCGCGGTCGTCTCGGCGATCGACCACCGCGATCTCGCCGGCCCGGCCGGGACACAGACCACCACGATCCTGGTCTTCGCGATCGCGGTCGCGGTCACCAGCATTCCGGTGATCTCCCGGATCATGCTCGACCTCGGCCTGCTCGGCGGCTCGTTCGCCCGCATCGTGCTCGGGGTGGCGGCGCTGGAGGACATCGCGCTGTACGTGGTGCTCGCCATCGTGCTGAGCCTGGCGAGCGCGCCGGCGACGGAGTTCGGCCTGTGGGACCTGATCGGCATACACACCACCGGCTGGACGGTGGGCTACCACACGGCCGTGACCGTGGTGTTCCTGACCGCCTTCATGGTGTGGGGCCCACAGGTCTTCCGCTACCTGCTGTACGGCCGGCCCGGGGTCCTCGCCCGGCGCAACGCGACGGCGTACCGGCTGGTGCTGCTGCTGATCACCGTGCTCCTCTGCACGATGCTGGGCATCAACCCGATCTTCGGGGCGCTGCTCACCGGGGTCTGCGCCCGCCGGGCCGAACCGGAGCAGGAACTGGACGGCTCGGCGACCGCGACCGAGCAGACCAACTCGTGGATCACCATCCGGCGCTTCTCGCTCGCCTTCTTCATTCCGATCTACTTCTTCACGGTAGGGCTCGGCCTGAACCTCGTGCAGGACTTCGACGTGCTCTTCTTCGCCTGGTTCTTCGCGCTCTGCTGCGTGGTGAAGGCGGCCAGCGTGCTGCTGGGCGCGGTCCTGGCCGGTGAGCGGCTGCGCTGGTCGATCGACCTCTCGATCGCCCTGAACGCCCGCGGCGGACCCGGGATCGTGCTGGCCACGACGACCCTGGCCGCCGGGGTGGTCAACCGCTCCTTCTACACCTCGATGGTGGTGCTGTCCGTCCTGACCTCGCTGATCGCCGGGATATGGCTGGATCGGCGGGCCACGGCACTGCGGCAGGCCGACCTCGAGAGAGCGCGGGACCCGAAGGTCCCGCAGGCCGTCACCGCGGGCGGCGAGCACGCGGGCACCGCCACCTGA
- the metK gene encoding methionine adenosyltransferase — MSYRLFTSESVTEGHPDKIADQISDALLDAYLDGDPHSRVAVETLVTTGQIIIAGEVGSRAVVDLAAVARAQVNAIGYDSSAKGFDGRTCAVSVSIGRQSPDIAQGVSRSYEARTEGGAAGAARQGAGDQGLMFGYACAETPELMPLPIALAHRLARRLSTARRDGTLGYLRPDGKTQVTIAYEGSRPVSLDTVVVSAQHAPDADTLLPEDIRKHVVEPELHQLDLRVDDYRLLVNPTGRFEIGGPMGDTGLTGRKIIMDSYGGSARHGGGAFSGKDPSKVDRSAAYAMRWVAKNVVAAGLAERCEVQVAYAIGKAEPVGTFLECFGTETVPIARIEAALDNVFDLRPQSIIRELDLLRPIYLPTAAFGHFGRSGPTFTWERLDRVNELQAAVHG, encoded by the coding sequence GTGAGCTATCGGCTCTTCACCTCGGAATCCGTGACCGAGGGCCATCCGGACAAGATCGCCGACCAGATCAGCGACGCGTTGCTCGACGCCTATCTCGACGGCGACCCGCACAGCCGGGTGGCCGTCGAGACCCTCGTGACCACCGGCCAGATCATCATCGCCGGCGAGGTCGGTTCCCGCGCCGTCGTCGACCTCGCGGCCGTCGCCCGCGCCCAGGTCAACGCCATCGGGTACGACTCGTCGGCCAAGGGGTTCGACGGGCGGACCTGCGCCGTGAGCGTGTCGATCGGGAGGCAGTCCCCCGACATCGCACAGGGGGTGAGCCGCTCGTACGAGGCACGGACCGAGGGTGGCGCCGCGGGCGCCGCCCGGCAGGGCGCCGGCGACCAGGGGCTGATGTTCGGCTACGCCTGCGCGGAGACACCGGAGCTGATGCCGCTGCCCATCGCCCTCGCCCATCGGCTGGCCCGCCGTCTGTCGACGGCCCGGCGTGACGGGACGCTCGGCTATCTGCGCCCGGACGGCAAGACGCAGGTCACGATCGCGTACGAGGGATCGCGTCCGGTGTCGCTGGACACGGTGGTGGTCTCCGCCCAGCACGCGCCCGACGCGGACACCCTGCTGCCCGAGGACATCCGCAAGCACGTGGTCGAGCCGGAGCTGCACCAGCTCGACCTGCGCGTCGACGACTACCGGCTGCTCGTCAACCCGACCGGCCGGTTCGAGATCGGCGGCCCGATGGGCGACACCGGCCTGACCGGCCGGAAGATCATCATGGACTCGTACGGCGGGTCGGCGCGGCACGGCGGTGGCGCGTTCTCCGGCAAGGACCCCTCGAAGGTGGACCGCTCCGCCGCGTACGCGATGCGATGGGTGGCCAAGAACGTGGTGGCGGCCGGGCTCGCGGAGCGCTGCGAGGTGCAGGTGGCGTACGCCATCGGCAAGGCGGAGCCGGTCGGCACCTTCCTGGAGTGTTTCGGCACCGAGACGGTGCCGATCGCGCGGATCGAGGCGGCCCTCGACAATGTCTTCGATCTGCGGCCGCAGTCGATCATCCGGGAGCTGGACCTGCTGCGCCCGATCTACCTGCCGACCGCGGCCTTCGGGCACTTCGGCCGCAGCGGTCCGACGTTCACCTGGGAGCGCCTCGACCGGGTGAACGAACTCCAGGCCGCGGTCCACGGGTGA
- a CDS encoding carbohydrate kinase family protein translates to MTIIVTGSIAIDQLSTFPGRFVEQLVPGALDHLSLSFLVDSLQVRRGGVAANIALGLARLGLRPAVVAAAGQDFAGYRSLLELGGVDVASIRQSEELHTARFQCITDHDGNQLASFYAGAMSLARGLDLRDTVDRLAGVDQIVIGPNDPEAMLRHTDECRARDYPFTADPSQQLAVMEPKDIRRLIEGAQFLFTNAYEHALVLQKTEWTEREVLARVATWVTTLGPGGARIDRAGRPAVQVPAVPVPEPVDPTGVGDAFRAGFLAAAHAGADYELAARLGCTLAALVLRTVGPQEYEVDRGRFLEELTAAYGRAAASRTAAVLGW, encoded by the coding sequence ATGACCATCATCGTGACCGGGTCGATCGCGATCGACCAGCTCAGCACCTTCCCCGGCCGGTTCGTCGAGCAGTTGGTGCCCGGCGCGCTGGACCACCTGTCGCTGTCCTTCCTGGTCGACTCCCTGCAGGTCCGCCGGGGCGGGGTGGCGGCGAACATCGCGCTCGGCCTGGCCCGGCTGGGCCTGCGCCCCGCCGTGGTCGCCGCCGCGGGACAGGATTTCGCCGGCTACCGCTCCCTGCTGGAACTCGGCGGCGTCGACGTGGCCTCGATCCGGCAGTCGGAGGAGCTGCACACCGCCCGGTTCCAGTGCATCACCGATCACGACGGCAACCAGCTCGCCTCGTTCTACGCCGGGGCCATGTCCCTGGCCCGCGGGCTCGACCTGCGGGACACCGTCGACCGGCTGGCCGGCGTGGACCAGATCGTGATCGGGCCCAACGACCCCGAGGCGATGCTCCGGCACACCGACGAGTGCCGGGCCCGGGACTACCCGTTCACGGCCGATCCGTCCCAGCAGCTCGCGGTGATGGAGCCCAAGGACATCCGCCGGCTGATCGAGGGTGCCCAGTTCCTGTTCACCAACGCCTACGAACACGCGCTGGTGCTCCAGAAGACGGAATGGACCGAGCGCGAGGTGCTGGCCCGGGTCGCTACCTGGGTCACGACCCTCGGCCCGGGCGGGGCGCGCATCGACCGGGCCGGCCGCCCGGCGGTCCAGGTACCGGCCGTACCGGTCCCCGAGCCCGTCGACCCGACCGGCGTGGGCGACGCGTTCCGGGCCGGGTTCCTCGCCGCGGCGCACGCGGGGGCCGACTACGAGCTGGCCGCCCGGCTGGGATGCACGCTGGCCGCGCTGGTCCTGCGCACGGTGGGTCCCCAGGAGTACGAGGTGGACCGCGGCCGGTTCCTCGAGGAGCTGACGGCCGCGTACGGCCGGGCCGCCGCCTCGCGTACGGCCGCCGTTCTCGGCTGGTGA